A single region of the Streptomyces caelestis genome encodes:
- a CDS encoding class I SAM-dependent methyltransferase, giving the protein MVASWEWDDTLFSGTAAYYERGRLPYAPGLADALAEALRPDGKGRLLDVGCGPGTIALSLAHLFGEIVGVDPDHGMIAEAGRRAAGRGVGQKTRWVRARAEALPAGLGTFAVATFAQSFHWMDRDLVAATVRDMLQPDGALVHISDLKTEHRVLGGLPHPAVPYAAVDDLVKRYLGPARRAGRGVLPQGTPGGEAEVFAGAGFSGPRRLVVPGGQALERTFDDVVAWVFSMSFSAPHLFGARQEDFEGDLRRLLREASPAGRFSERGPDTEVFVWRKDSSGR; this is encoded by the coding sequence GTGGTGGCCAGCTGGGAGTGGGACGACACGTTGTTCTCGGGGACCGCCGCCTACTACGAGCGGGGGCGGCTGCCGTACGCCCCCGGGCTGGCCGACGCGCTCGCCGAGGCGCTGCGGCCCGACGGGAAGGGGCGCCTCCTCGACGTGGGCTGCGGGCCCGGGACCATCGCCCTGAGTCTCGCGCATCTGTTCGGCGAGATCGTCGGCGTGGACCCCGACCACGGGATGATCGCCGAAGCCGGACGCCGGGCCGCCGGCCGGGGGGTCGGGCAGAAGACCCGGTGGGTGCGGGCCCGCGCCGAAGCTCTGCCCGCGGGGCTCGGCACGTTCGCCGTCGCCACCTTCGCGCAGTCCTTCCACTGGATGGACCGTGACCTGGTCGCGGCGACCGTCAGGGACATGCTCCAGCCGGACGGTGCCCTGGTGCACATCTCGGATCTGAAGACGGAGCACCGCGTCCTCGGCGGCCTGCCGCACCCGGCGGTCCCCTACGCGGCGGTGGACGACCTGGTCAAGCGGTACCTGGGCCCCGCGCGGCGAGCGGGCCGCGGAGTGCTGCCGCAGGGCACACCCGGGGGAGAGGCCGAGGTGTTCGCCGGGGCGGGATTCTCCGGCCCCCGGCGTCTCGTCGTGCCCGGCGGGCAGGCGCTGGAGCGGACCTTCGACGATGTCGTCGCCTGGGTGTTCTCCATGTCGTTCTCGGCGCCGCATCTGTTCGGAGCGCGCCAGGAGGACTTCGAAGGCGACCTGCGGCGGCTGCTGCGGGAGGCCTCCCCGGCGGGGAGGTTCTCCGAACGCGGGCCGGACACGGAGGTCTTCGTGTGGCGGAAGGACTCCTCCGGGCGCTGA
- a CDS encoding DUF4396 domain-containing protein translates to MDHMDHSAHDHEGRPHGTATWGIAVKATLHCLTGCAIGEILGMVIGTALEWDNLPTMVLAIGLAFLFGYSFTLFAVLRAGLGLRSAIRIALAADTVSITVMELVDNAIIALTPGAMDAHLTDGLFWSALLGGFVVAFLITTPVNKWMIGRGKGHAVVHAHH, encoded by the coding sequence ATGGATCACATGGATCACTCCGCTCATGACCACGAAGGGCGCCCCCACGGAACGGCGACCTGGGGGATCGCCGTGAAGGCGACGCTGCACTGTCTGACCGGGTGCGCGATCGGCGAGATCCTCGGCATGGTGATCGGCACCGCGCTGGAGTGGGACAACCTGCCCACGATGGTCCTGGCCATCGGGCTCGCGTTCCTCTTCGGCTACTCGTTCACCCTGTTCGCGGTCCTGCGGGCCGGCCTGGGCCTCAGGTCGGCGATCCGGATCGCCCTGGCCGCGGACACCGTCTCGATCACGGTGATGGAACTCGTGGACAACGCGATCATCGCCCTCACTCCCGGCGCGATGGACGCCCATCTGACGGACGGCCTGTTCTGGTCCGCGCTCCTGGGCGGCTTCGTGGTCGCCTTCCTGATCACGACCCCGGTCAACAAGTGGATGATCGGCCGGGGCAAGGGGCATGCCGTCGTCCACGCCCACCACTGA
- a CDS encoding SDR family NAD(P)-dependent oxidoreductase, translating into MTTPATPATQAYLSGLFSLHGRVALVTGGSSGIGRAITGALARAGASVVVVARGEAGLTATVEELTAEGCRAAWVSADLSTREGVRTAAERAVEAFGEPDILVNSAGINVRPPMDELTEDVWDLTMAVNLDAPFLLGQRFGPGMAERGHGRILHISSQQAHRAFVQSGAYGASKGGLESLARSQAEAWSPRGVTCNVLVPGFVMTPLNARLSSDAEKVAALAERTLIGRNGLAEDFAGAAVFLASPASAYITGQAVFVDGGMSVH; encoded by the coding sequence ATGACGACACCAGCCACACCCGCCACACAGGCCTACCTTTCCGGGTTGTTCTCTCTGCACGGCCGGGTCGCGCTGGTCACGGGCGGCAGTTCCGGCATCGGCCGCGCCATCACCGGCGCCCTCGCGCGCGCCGGTGCGAGCGTGGTGGTCGTGGCCCGCGGCGAGGCCGGACTGACCGCGACGGTCGAGGAGCTGACGGCCGAGGGCTGCCGCGCCGCCTGGGTCAGCGCGGACCTGAGCACCCGCGAGGGCGTGCGGACGGCCGCTGAGCGGGCCGTCGAGGCGTTCGGGGAGCCCGACATCCTCGTCAACAGCGCCGGGATCAACGTGCGTCCGCCGATGGACGAACTCACCGAGGACGTCTGGGACCTCACGATGGCCGTCAACCTGGACGCGCCGTTCCTGCTGGGCCAGCGCTTCGGCCCCGGCATGGCGGAGCGCGGCCACGGGCGGATTCTGCACATCAGCTCGCAGCAGGCGCACCGGGCGTTCGTCCAGAGCGGCGCCTACGGCGCCTCCAAGGGCGGCCTGGAGTCACTGGCGCGGTCCCAGGCTGAGGCGTGGTCGCCGCGCGGCGTCACCTGCAACGTCCTGGTGCCGGGCTTCGTCATGACACCGCTCAACGCGCGGCTGTCGTCGGATGCGGAGAAGGTGGCCGCTCTCGCCGAACGCACGCTGATCGGACGGAACGGACTGGCCGAGGACTTCGCGGGAGCGGCGGTCTTCCTGGCGAGCCCGGCCTCCGCCTACATCACCGGGCAGGCGGTCTTCGTCGACGGCGGTATGTCGGTGCACTGA